The Deinococcus koreensis genome window below encodes:
- the rho gene encoding transcription termination factor Rho — MTDAAHQTLPFHELQQKILPELHLIAAGYGIENYRKLKKDALALAIMQHQADAEGQLLAQGYLEISPDGYGFLQSDLLDQQSRSVLVPAGVIKKYHLRTGDQIIGRARKARENERYGSLGQVEAVNGLDPDAARRRPKFDDLTPTFPDAQLVLEEPGTDDGLSLRVVDLLVPIGRGQRALIVAPPKAGKTTLLKKIANSITRNYPDVTVMVLLVDERPEEVTDFRESVQGAQVVASTFDEPPQHHVRVAEFVHERARRIVEEGGHVVILLDSITRLARANNLVTPPTGRTLSGGLDSNALHWPKRFLGAARNIREGGSLTILATALVETGSRMDDVIFEEFKGTGNAELVLSRRLEERRIFPALDILKSGTRREELLLQPEVLKKMWLLRKVISDMDPADAMEMLLSRMGKTRNNVEFLQGLAGG, encoded by the coding sequence ATGACCGACGCCGCCCACCAGACTCTGCCTTTCCACGAGTTGCAGCAGAAAATTCTGCCCGAACTGCACCTGATCGCCGCAGGCTACGGCATCGAGAACTACCGCAAGCTGAAGAAAGACGCGCTGGCGCTCGCGATCATGCAGCACCAGGCCGACGCCGAGGGCCAGCTGCTGGCCCAGGGCTACCTGGAGATCAGCCCCGACGGCTACGGCTTCCTGCAGTCCGATCTGCTCGACCAGCAGTCTCGCTCGGTGCTGGTGCCGGCCGGTGTGATCAAGAAGTATCATCTGCGAACCGGCGACCAGATCATCGGCCGGGCGCGCAAGGCCCGCGAGAACGAGCGCTACGGCTCGCTGGGTCAGGTCGAGGCGGTCAACGGCCTCGATCCGGACGCCGCCCGCCGGCGCCCCAAATTCGACGACCTGACCCCCACCTTCCCGGACGCCCAGCTCGTGCTGGAGGAACCCGGCACCGACGACGGCCTGAGCCTGCGCGTGGTGGATCTGCTGGTGCCCATCGGGCGGGGGCAGCGCGCCCTGATCGTGGCGCCCCCCAAGGCCGGGAAGACCACGCTGCTCAAGAAGATCGCCAACTCCATCACCCGCAACTATCCCGACGTGACCGTGATGGTGCTGCTGGTCGACGAGCGGCCCGAGGAAGTGACCGACTTCCGCGAGAGCGTGCAGGGCGCGCAGGTCGTCGCCAGCACCTTCGACGAGCCGCCCCAGCACCACGTCCGGGTGGCCGAGTTCGTACACGAGCGCGCCCGCCGCATCGTCGAGGAGGGCGGACACGTGGTGATCCTGCTCGACTCGATCACCCGGCTGGCCCGCGCCAACAACCTGGTCACGCCGCCCACCGGTCGCACGCTCTCCGGCGGCCTGGATTCCAACGCCCTGCACTGGCCCAAGCGCTTCCTGGGAGCGGCCCGCAACATCCGCGAGGGCGGCTCGCTGACCATCCTGGCGACCGCCCTGGTCGAGACCGGCTCGCGCATGGACGACGTGATCTTCGAGGAGTTCAAGGGCACGGGCAACGCCGAACTGGTGCTCTCGCGCCGCCTGGAAGAGCGCCGCATCTTCCCGGCCCTGGACATCCTGAAGTCCGGCACCCGCCGCGAGGAGCTGCTGCTGCAGCCCGAGGTCTTGAAGAAGATGTGGCTGCTGCGCAAGGTCATCAGCGACATGGATCCCGCCGACGCCATGGAGATGCTGCTCTCGCGCATGGGCAAGACCCGCAACAACGTGGAATTCCTGCAAGGGCTCGCGGGCGGTTGA
- a CDS encoding peptidoglycan DD-metalloendopeptidase family protein, translated as MSVRFPRVVRPLMSWGLCAALVLSASGSARSPAPAPSAPAPAALAGLSVLAPLQEPSRLLAPAPDLVLRRDAGERALTLVVAPQIRAAELARRYGVSAGAVRLLPPQGRTRLARVAYPRTGAQAVMARAPLRPASVQTYAVQPGDTLAGIARRFGLPVVDLLSVNLDRPSLDRVHVGETLNVPVGARGVLIRIKPGQSALSLIAGYGADLVATAQANGVLPTEMSVGDELLLPGLRAEGYQQQLMARREAQRRAALAGERQKKYERFVLWKKGQERLRLEALYQRQAQYERYLAWQRSEERQARIRAYERQAQLEAAQAAAAERAREAARAAASRPAATVQRASTGQGALIWPMRSYRLTSRFGEQDIAFHQQVFHGGIDLAAPYGSPVYAAAAGQVSRSGYGDYGLNVFTVSGATTLVYGHMSRVAVYAGQTVAQGQLIGYVGCSGICTGPHLHFEVRAGQQAINPLAVLP; from the coding sequence TTGTCCGTCCGTTTCCCCCGTGTGGTTCGCCCCCTGATGTCCTGGGGCCTCTGTGCAGCACTCGTCCTGTCCGCGTCCGGCTCGGCCCGCTCGCCCGCACCCGCCCCTTCAGCACCTGCTCCTGCAGCACTGGCCGGCCTGAGCGTCCTGGCGCCCCTGCAGGAGCCCTCCAGGCTGCTGGCCCCCGCGCCCGACCTCGTCCTGCGGCGGGACGCCGGCGAACGGGCGCTGACCCTGGTCGTGGCGCCCCAGATCAGGGCGGCGGAACTGGCCCGGCGGTACGGCGTCAGCGCCGGTGCCGTGCGGCTGCTGCCGCCCCAGGGCCGGACGCGCCTGGCCCGTGTGGCCTACCCCCGCACCGGGGCGCAGGCCGTCATGGCGCGCGCCCCCCTGCGTCCCGCCTCCGTGCAGACCTACGCCGTGCAGCCGGGCGACACCCTGGCCGGGATCGCGCGGCGCTTCGGCCTGCCGGTCGTGGATCTGCTCAGCGTCAATCTGGATCGCCCCAGCCTCGACCGCGTGCATGTCGGCGAGACCCTGAACGTGCCGGTCGGCGCCCGCGGCGTGCTGATCCGCATCAAGCCCGGGCAGAGCGCGCTGTCGCTGATCGCGGGCTACGGCGCCGACCTGGTGGCCACCGCGCAGGCCAACGGGGTGCTGCCCACCGAGATGAGCGTGGGCGACGAACTCCTGCTGCCCGGGCTGCGGGCCGAGGGCTACCAGCAGCAGCTCATGGCCCGCCGGGAGGCCCAGCGCCGCGCGGCCCTGGCCGGCGAGCGACAGAAGAAATACGAGCGCTTCGTATTGTGGAAAAAGGGCCAGGAGCGCCTCCGTCTGGAAGCGCTGTACCAGCGCCAGGCGCAGTACGAGCGTTACCTCGCCTGGCAGCGCAGCGAGGAGCGGCAGGCCAGGATCCGGGCCTACGAACGCCAGGCCCAGCTGGAGGCGGCGCAGGCCGCCGCCGCCGAGCGCGCCCGCGAGGCGGCCCGCGCCGCCGCGTCCCGGCCGGCCGCCACCGTGCAGCGCGCCTCCACCGGCCAGGGCGCGCTGATCTGGCCGATGCGCTCCTACCGGCTGACCAGCCGCTTCGGCGAGCAGGACATCGCCTTCCACCAGCAGGTCTTTCACGGCGGCATCGATCTGGCAGCCCCCTACGGCTCCCCCGTGTACGCGGCGGCGGCGGGGCAGGTCAGCCGGAGCGGGTACGGGGACTACGGCCTGAACGTCTTCACGGTCAGTGGCGCGACCACCCTGGTCTACGGCCACATGAGCCGCGTGGCGGTCTACGCCGGCCAGACCGTCGCCCAGGGGCAACTGATCGGCTATGTCGGCTGCAGCGGCATTTGTACCGGCCCCCATCTGCATTTCGAGGTCAGGGCCGGGCAGCAGGCCATCAACCCCCTGGCCGTCCTGCCATGA
- the sucD gene encoding succinate--CoA ligase subunit alpha, translated as MGILVNKDSKVIVQGMTGREGASHSRAMKEFGTQVVAGVTPGKGGTDFEGWPVFNSVAEAKAATGANVSIIFVPPAGAADAVLEAAHAGIPLIVLITEGVPTIDMMKAVQEVKALDAASRAGGGQGIRLIGGNCPGLVTNGEAKVGIMPNRIYEKPGRIGLISRSGTLTYEAAKLLNDAGLGTSTTVGIGGDPVIGTTFADVLPMFEADPDTDAVIVIGEIGGADEEAAAEYIAAHMKKPVVAFISGRSAPAGKRMGHAGAIIMGNVGTPESKLAAFGAANVPVADTMPQIIDLVKQALKL; from the coding sequence ATGGGCATTCTCGTCAACAAGGACAGCAAGGTCATCGTGCAGGGCATGACCGGCCGTGAAGGGGCGAGCCACTCGCGCGCCATGAAGGAATTCGGCACCCAGGTCGTCGCGGGCGTGACCCCCGGCAAGGGCGGCACGGACTTCGAGGGCTGGCCAGTGTTTAACTCCGTGGCCGAGGCCAAGGCCGCGACCGGCGCCAACGTGAGCATCATCTTCGTTCCTCCCGCGGGCGCCGCCGACGCCGTGCTGGAGGCTGCCCACGCTGGCATCCCGCTGATCGTGCTGATCACCGAGGGCGTGCCGACCATCGACATGATGAAGGCCGTGCAGGAAGTGAAGGCGCTGGACGCCGCCAGCCGCGCCGGGGGCGGCCAGGGCATCCGGCTGATCGGCGGCAACTGCCCCGGTCTGGTCACCAACGGGGAAGCCAAGGTGGGCATCATGCCCAACCGCATCTACGAGAAGCCGGGCCGCATCGGCCTGATCAGCCGTTCGGGCACCCTGACCTACGAGGCCGCCAAGCTGCTGAACGACGCCGGCCTGGGCACCAGCACCACCGTGGGGATCGGCGGCGACCCGGTCATCGGCACGACCTTCGCCGACGTACTCCCCATGTTCGAGGCCGACCCGGACACCGACGCCGTGATCGTGATCGGCGAGATCGGCGGCGCCGACGAGGAAGCGGCGGCCGAGTACATCGCCGCGCACATGAAAAAGCCCGTCGTGGCCTTCATCAGCGGCCGCTCCGCTCCGGCGGGCAAGCGCATGGGCCACGCCGGCGCCATCATCATGGGCAACGTGGGCACGCCGGAGAGTAAGCTCGCCGCCTTCGGGGCCGCGAACGTGCCGGTGGCCGACACCATGCCCCAGATCATCGATCTGGTGAAGCAGGCGCTGAAGCTGTAA
- the sucC gene encoding ADP-forming succinate--CoA ligase subunit beta — protein MKLHEYQGKDILRQFGVNVQDGRVAQTPDEVRQIARDYGQAVVVKAQVHVGGRGKAGGVKFSPDADKAFENGEKILGMDIKGLTVNKVLVTKAVDIDAGTEYYVGMIVDRNEQSFTLMASAEGGMEIEEVAAATPEKIIKHRVDPVTGLRPYEAREVAIKAGFKGNLNKIADMMVKMSEAAFARDAVLVEINPLFVGPDGVPLALDTKFEIDDNAMYRHKDLADWRELEAEHPLEIEASKYGFAYVKLDHGNVGVLGNGAGIVMTSLDVVNRAGAKPANFLDIGGGAKADIVYNAIKLVSKDSDVRAIFINIFGGITRADEVAKGVIQALKDGILTKPVRMRIAGTAEDEAKALLAEVNSPLIQMYSTMFEAADEAAKEANASEAK, from the coding sequence GTGAAACTTCACGAGTATCAGGGCAAGGACATTTTGCGCCAGTTCGGCGTGAACGTGCAGGACGGCCGGGTCGCCCAGACCCCCGACGAGGTGCGTCAGATCGCCCGTGACTACGGTCAGGCGGTCGTGGTGAAGGCGCAGGTGCACGTGGGCGGGCGCGGCAAGGCGGGCGGCGTGAAATTCAGCCCGGACGCCGACAAGGCCTTCGAGAACGGCGAAAAGATTCTCGGCATGGACATCAAGGGCCTGACCGTGAACAAGGTGCTGGTCACCAAGGCCGTGGACATCGACGCCGGCACCGAGTACTACGTCGGCATGATCGTCGACCGCAACGAGCAGAGCTTCACGCTGATGGCCTCGGCCGAGGGCGGCATGGAGATCGAGGAAGTGGCCGCCGCGACCCCCGAGAAGATCATCAAGCACCGCGTCGATCCGGTCACCGGCCTGCGCCCCTACGAGGCGCGCGAGGTGGCCATCAAGGCGGGCTTCAAGGGCAACCTGAACAAGATCGCCGACATGATGGTCAAGATGAGCGAGGCCGCCTTCGCCCGCGACGCCGTGCTGGTCGAGATCAACCCGCTGTTCGTCGGCCCGGACGGCGTGCCGCTGGCGCTGGACACCAAGTTCGAGATCGACGACAACGCCATGTACCGCCACAAGGATCTCGCCGACTGGCGCGAACTGGAAGCCGAGCACCCCCTGGAGATCGAGGCCAGCAAGTACGGCTTCGCCTACGTCAAGCTCGACCACGGCAACGTCGGCGTGCTGGGCAACGGAGCCGGCATCGTGATGACCTCGCTGGACGTCGTGAACCGCGCCGGGGCCAAGCCCGCCAACTTCCTCGACATCGGCGGCGGCGCCAAGGCCGACATCGTGTACAACGCCATCAAGCTGGTCTCCAAGGACAGCGACGTCAGGGCCATCTTCATCAACATCTTCGGCGGCATCACCCGCGCCGACGAGGTCGCCAAGGGCGTCATCCAGGCGCTGAAAGACGGCATCCTGACCAAGCCCGTGCGGATGCGGATCGCCGGCACCGCTGAGGACGAGGCCAAGGCCCTGCTGGCCGAGGTCAACTCCCCGCTGATCCAGATGTACTCCACCATGTTCGAGGCCGCCGACGAGGCCGCCAAGGAAGCCAACGCCTCGGAGGCCAAATAA
- the bshA gene encoding N-acetyl-alpha-D-glucosaminyl L-malate synthase BshA: protein MKVAVLCHASAGGSGVVATELGLMVARAGHEVHFVGSAQPFRLSGHGGMAGPYFHQVSSFAYALFEQPFPELAAANTLTEVILEHEVELSHAHYAIPHATAAIHAKAITGRSRVMTTLHGTDVTLVGAEPAFRHTTRHAIERSDHVTAVSHFLAQQTQELFGTGREIEVIHNFVDAERFQRIPDPAVRARFAHPDEALLVHVSNFRPVKRVEDVVQVFSRVASEMPARLLMIGDGPDRPRAFELAQQLGIIGRTHFLGSFPDVETVLGISDLFLLPSSKESFGLAALEAMSCEVPVVAARAGGIPEVVENGLTGVLCAVGDVDGMAHAALRILRDRDLYLQMGRAGRQAALTRFHPNLIVPQYLRAYERTITG, encoded by the coding sequence ATGAAGGTGGCCGTGCTCTGCCACGCCAGTGCCGGCGGCTCCGGCGTGGTGGCCACCGAACTGGGCCTGATGGTGGCCCGCGCCGGACACGAGGTTCACTTCGTGGGCTCGGCCCAGCCGTTCCGGCTCTCGGGTCACGGGGGCATGGCCGGCCCCTACTTCCATCAGGTCAGTTCGTTCGCCTACGCCCTGTTCGAGCAGCCCTTTCCCGAACTGGCCGCCGCGAACACCCTCACCGAGGTGATCCTGGAGCACGAGGTCGAGCTGTCGCACGCGCACTACGCGATTCCGCACGCGACCGCCGCCATCCATGCCAAGGCCATCACCGGCCGCTCGCGCGTCATGACCACCCTGCACGGCACCGACGTCACGCTGGTGGGCGCCGAGCCCGCCTTCCGGCACACGACCCGCCACGCCATCGAGCGCAGCGACCACGTGACGGCCGTGTCGCACTTCCTGGCCCAGCAGACCCAGGAACTGTTCGGCACCGGGCGCGAGATCGAGGTGATCCACAACTTCGTGGATGCCGAGCGCTTCCAGCGCATTCCCGACCCGGCGGTGCGGGCCCGCTTCGCCCACCCGGACGAGGCGCTGCTGGTGCATGTCAGCAACTTCCGCCCGGTCAAGCGGGTCGAGGACGTGGTGCAGGTGTTTTCCCGCGTGGCGAGCGAGATGCCCGCCCGCCTGCTGATGATCGGCGACGGCCCGGATCGCCCGCGCGCCTTCGAACTCGCGCAGCAGCTCGGGATCATCGGCCGCACCCACTTCCTGGGCTCGTTTCCCGATGTCGAGACGGTGCTGGGCATCTCCGACCTGTTCCTGTTGCCGAGCAGCAAGGAGAGCTTCGGGCTGGCCGCGCTGGAGGCCATGAGCTGCGAGGTACCGGTGGTCGCGGCGCGGGCAGGCGGGATTCCCGAGGTGGTCGAGAACGGCCTGACGGGGGTGCTGTGCGCGGTGGGCGACGTGGACGGCATGGCCCACGCGGCGCTGAGGATTCTGCGCGACCGCGACCTGTACCTGCAGATGGGCCGCGCCGGGAGGCAGGCCGCCCTGACCCGGTTCCACCCGAACCTGATCGTGCCCCAGTACCTCCGGGCCTACGAGCGGACGATCACGGGCTGA
- a CDS encoding DegV family protein, producing MIAVLTDSTCDLPPDSARQLGIHLLPLTVSLRERRMLDWQEIDPDAVYDHMKTGGMATTAPVEVEAFVRKYEELLQTHDHVVSIHLSGKLSDTVRHAQQAARSLDGRHRIHVVDSELASTPLAEAVMAAQATVQRGGSHLDAVQAVQTVGEEMFAEFSVASLEYLRRGGRIGRAQEFMANMLGVRPILQFSHGELKAVRRIKADQASSDMLEQLRARFGHEPISVTIAHAGRDSGRINALRTAVASSGLNVRKGRVQLIGPVIGAHVGPGTYGFMACPMA from the coding sequence ATGATCGCTGTGCTGACCGACTCGACGTGCGACCTGCCCCCGGACAGTGCGCGGCAGCTGGGCATCCATCTGCTTCCCCTGACGGTCAGTCTGCGTGAACGCCGGATGCTCGACTGGCAGGAGATCGACCCGGACGCCGTGTACGACCACATGAAGACCGGCGGCATGGCCACCACCGCCCCGGTCGAGGTGGAGGCCTTCGTCCGCAAATACGAGGAACTGCTGCAGACCCACGATCACGTGGTGAGCATCCATCTCTCGGGCAAGCTGTCGGATACCGTGCGCCACGCCCAGCAGGCGGCCCGCAGCCTCGACGGCCGCCACCGCATCCACGTGGTCGACAGTGAGCTGGCCAGTACGCCGCTGGCCGAGGCCGTGATGGCTGCCCAGGCCACCGTGCAGCGCGGCGGCTCCCACCTGGATGCTGTCCAGGCCGTGCAGACCGTGGGCGAGGAGATGTTCGCGGAATTCAGCGTGGCCTCGCTGGAGTACCTGCGCCGGGGCGGGCGCATCGGCCGGGCGCAGGAGTTCATGGCGAACATGCTGGGGGTGCGGCCTATCCTGCAGTTCAGCCACGGCGAACTCAAGGCCGTGCGCCGCATCAAGGCGGATCAGGCCTCCAGCGACATGCTGGAGCAGCTACGCGCCCGCTTCGGCCACGAGCCCATCTCCGTGACCATCGCCCACGCCGGCCGCGACTCGGGCCGCATCAACGCGCTGCGCACGGCGGTCGCCTCCAGCGGCCTGAACGTCCGCAAGGGCCGCGTGCAGCTGATCGGCCCGGTGATCGGCGCCCACGTCGGCCCCGGCACCTACGGCTTCATGGCCTGCCCGATGGCGTAG
- the ileS gene encoding isoleucine--tRNA ligase yields the protein MTTQDTPHLPGQTMFTPVQPNPSFPRMEEELLTWWQEKRIFERSMEATRGGPSFTFYEGPPTANGVPGIHHVEARSLKDLFPRFKTMQGYSVPRKAGWDTHGLPVEIAVEKKLGLKSKREVEAYGIDRFNAECRATVFEYEQDWRKFTERMAYWVNLDEPYMTLHPNYIESVWWSVKRLDEKGLLYKGFRVAPYCPKDGTTLSNAEVSEGYKDIQDPSIYVTFALRDPAALGLDAGAAFLVWTTTPWTLPYNVGVALHPDFEYVAAKDREGRTLILARSLLAEVLGEDAEVVKMFRGTELERVAYEPPFTEAYEAEGEGRPVWMSGLDTYVSDSDGTGIVHTAPAFGEDDMRLARTYGFPVIVGVDETGKHRFGPWAGVFFRDANTEIVRDLRARGVMWKEKNFMHSYPHCWRCGTPLMYYATESWYLNNTSMKARLIELNQTIDWHPAHIRNGRYGGWLENLIDWNLSRNRYWGTPLPIWEAEDGEYRVIGSYAELAELSGRPEVAGPDFDPHRPYVDDVTFEQGGKTFRRVPYVMDVWYDSGSMPFAQHHYPFENRELFEGGGFPADYIAEAIDQTRGWFNSLHQIGTMVFDSVAYKSVICAGHFLDEKGQKMSKSKGNVLNPWDVFEAYGADAARWYTYVSAPPELSRRVGLNVIGESFRSYFLTLWNTYSFFVLYANLDRPDLDAAPPAAERPEVDRWLLAKVQALVKTVTGALENYDPTTSSRALQEFVVEDLSNWYVRRNRRRFWAGDGQVDVSAYATLHTALVTVTQLTAPFTPFLAETLYQNLVRSASPGAPESVHLGSWPLVDDSLSAPALVGEMDAVLRVVSLGRAVRGQTGLRQRQPLPKVMLRARTAEMTRALGRFEGQIREELNVKEVELLDQYAELVSYQLRPNLALLGKKFGKAVPQVRAALAAADASEVARAVRDGKFFEVVSPEGERYELGPDEVLVDAKSPEGFAAQEEAGYLVAFDTTLTRELELEGLARDLVRGIQDGRKGAGFQVSDRITLHLELDGDAREAAEAWQEYLMSETLAETLVFGVAEGFRAEVEGGAAYLAKVEASGLTTDA from the coding sequence ATGACCACCCAGGACACCCCCCACCTCCCCGGCCAGACCATGTTCACGCCCGTTCAGCCGAACCCCAGTTTCCCCAGGATGGAAGAAGAGCTGCTGACGTGGTGGCAGGAGAAGCGCATCTTCGAGCGCTCGATGGAGGCGACCAGGGGCGGCCCGAGCTTCACCTTCTACGAGGGGCCGCCCACCGCCAACGGGGTGCCGGGCATCCACCACGTCGAGGCGAGATCCCTGAAGGACCTCTTTCCGCGCTTCAAGACCATGCAGGGCTACTCGGTGCCGCGCAAGGCGGGCTGGGATACCCACGGGTTGCCGGTGGAGATCGCTGTCGAGAAGAAGCTGGGCCTGAAGTCCAAGCGCGAGGTGGAGGCCTACGGCATCGACCGCTTCAACGCCGAGTGCCGCGCCACGGTCTTCGAGTACGAGCAGGACTGGCGCAAATTTACGGAGCGCATGGCCTACTGGGTCAACCTGGACGAGCCCTACATGACGCTGCACCCGAACTACATCGAGAGCGTGTGGTGGAGCGTCAAGCGGCTCGACGAGAAGGGCCTGCTGTATAAGGGCTTCCGGGTCGCGCCCTACTGCCCGAAGGACGGCACGACGCTCTCCAACGCCGAGGTCAGCGAGGGCTACAAGGACATCCAGGATCCCAGCATCTACGTGACCTTCGCGCTGCGCGATCCGGCGGCCCTGGGGCTGGACGCGGGCGCGGCCTTCCTGGTCTGGACGACCACCCCCTGGACGCTGCCCTACAACGTGGGCGTGGCCCTGCACCCGGACTTCGAGTACGTGGCGGCGAAGGACAGGGAGGGGCGCACGCTGATCCTGGCGCGCTCGCTGCTCGCCGAGGTGCTGGGCGAGGACGCCGAGGTCGTGAAGATGTTCCGGGGCACCGAGCTGGAGCGCGTGGCCTACGAGCCGCCCTTCACCGAGGCCTACGAGGCCGAGGGCGAGGGCCGGCCGGTCTGGATGAGCGGCCTGGACACCTACGTGTCGGATTCCGACGGCACCGGCATCGTGCACACGGCGCCGGCCTTCGGGGAGGACGACATGCGCCTCGCCCGTACCTACGGCTTTCCGGTGATCGTGGGGGTGGACGAGACCGGCAAGCACCGCTTCGGGCCGTGGGCGGGCGTGTTCTTCCGCGACGCGAACACCGAGATCGTGCGCGACCTGCGGGCGCGGGGGGTGATGTGGAAAGAGAAGAACTTCATGCACTCGTACCCGCACTGCTGGCGCTGCGGCACGCCGCTGATGTACTACGCGACCGAGAGCTGGTACCTGAACAACACCTCGATGAAGGCCCGCCTGATCGAGCTGAACCAGACCATCGACTGGCACCCCGCGCACATCAGGAACGGCCGCTACGGCGGCTGGCTGGAGAACCTGATCGACTGGAACCTGAGTCGCAACCGCTACTGGGGCACGCCGCTGCCGATCTGGGAGGCCGAGGACGGCGAATACCGGGTGATCGGTTCGTATGCCGAGCTGGCCGAGCTGAGCGGGCGCCCCGAGGTGGCCGGCCCCGACTTCGACCCGCACCGCCCCTACGTGGACGACGTGACCTTCGAACAGGGCGGCAAGACCTTCCGGCGCGTGCCCTACGTCATGGACGTCTGGTACGACTCGGGCTCGATGCCCTTCGCGCAGCACCACTACCCCTTCGAGAACAGGGAACTGTTCGAGGGGGGCGGCTTCCCGGCCGACTACATCGCCGAGGCCATCGACCAGACGCGCGGCTGGTTCAACTCGCTGCACCAGATCGGCACCATGGTCTTCGACTCGGTGGCCTACAAGTCGGTGATCTGCGCCGGGCACTTCCTGGACGAGAAGGGGCAGAAGATGTCCAAGTCCAAGGGGAACGTGCTGAACCCCTGGGACGTGTTCGAGGCGTACGGGGCCGACGCGGCGCGCTGGTACACCTACGTGTCCGCGCCGCCCGAGCTGTCGCGGCGGGTGGGCCTGAACGTGATCGGCGAGTCGTTTCGCTCGTACTTCCTGACGCTCTGGAACACCTACTCGTTTTTCGTGCTGTACGCGAATCTGGATCGGCCCGATCTGGACGCCGCGCCGCCCGCCGCCGAGCGGCCCGAGGTGGATCGCTGGCTGCTCGCCAAGGTGCAGGCGCTGGTGAAGACGGTGACGGGCGCGCTGGAGAACTACGATCCCACCACGTCCAGCCGGGCGCTGCAGGAGTTCGTGGTCGAGGACCTCAGCAACTGGTACGTGCGGCGCAACCGCCGGCGCTTCTGGGCCGGGGACGGGCAGGTGGACGTGAGCGCCTACGCCACGCTGCACACCGCGCTCGTCACGGTGACGCAGCTCACGGCGCCCTTCACGCCCTTCCTGGCCGAGACGCTGTACCAGAATCTGGTGCGCAGCGCCTCACCCGGCGCGCCCGAGAGCGTCCATCTGGGGTCATGGCCGCTGGTGGACGACTCGCTCAGCGCGCCCGCGCTCGTGGGCGAGATGGACGCCGTGCTGCGGGTCGTGAGCCTGGGCCGGGCGGTGCGGGGGCAGACCGGCCTGCGACAGCGCCAGCCGCTCCCTAAGGTGATGCTGCGGGCCCGCACGGCCGAGATGACCCGCGCCCTGGGCCGCTTCGAGGGCCAGATCCGGGAGGAGCTGAACGTCAAGGAGGTCGAGTTGCTCGACCAGTACGCCGAACTCGTGAGTTACCAGCTGCGCCCCAACCTGGCGCTGCTGGGCAAGAAGTTCGGCAAGGCCGTGCCCCAGGTGCGCGCGGCGCTGGCGGCGGCGGACGCCTCGGAGGTCGCCCGCGCCGTGCGCGACGGCAAGTTCTTCGAGGTGGTCAGTCCTGAGGGCGAGCGCTACGAGCTGGGGCCGGACGAGGTGCTGGTGGACGCGAAGAGCCCCGAGGGCTTCGCCGCCCAGGAGGAGGCGGGCTATCTGGTCGCCTTCGACACCACCCTGACCCGCGAGCTGGAGCTGGAGGGCCTGGCCCGCGACCTGGTGCGCGGCATTCAGGACGGTCGGAAGGGCGCCGGCTTCCAGGTCTCCGACCGCATCACCCTGCACCTGGAGCTGGACGGCGACGCCCGCGAGGCCGCCGAGGCGTGGCAGGAGTACCTGATGTCGGAAACGCTGGCCGAGACGCTGGTGTTCGGAGTCGCCGAGGGCTTCCGGGCCGAGGTCGAGGGCGGCGCGGCGTATCTGGCGAAGGTGGAGGCCAGCGGCCTGACCACGGACGCCTGA
- a CDS encoding tRNA-binding protein — MATELKPVVTAEDTLERLDIRLGRVVEVQPEPGAAKASYRLTVDFGKFGRRLSVGRFTGHTPEELLGRQVLGVLNFEPRAVGTAISEVLILGVQFPGAASGEATFLTPAVEARLGSKVF; from the coding sequence ATGGCGACGGAACTCAAGCCCGTGGTCACCGCCGAGGACACCCTGGAACGCCTGGACATCCGGCTGGGCCGGGTGGTGGAGGTTCAGCCGGAGCCGGGCGCAGCGAAAGCGTCCTACCGCCTGACGGTGGACTTCGGGAAGTTCGGGCGGCGTCTCAGCGTGGGGCGCTTCACGGGCCACACGCCGGAGGAGCTGCTGGGCCGGCAGGTTCTGGGTGTGTTGAATTTCGAGCCGCGCGCCGTCGGCACGGCGATCTCGGAGGTGCTGATCCTGGGGGTTCAGTTTCCGGGAGCGGCCAGTGGCGAGGCGACGTTCCTGACGCCGGCGGTGGAGGCGCGGCTCGGCAGCAAGGTGTTCTGA
- a CDS encoding DHCW motif cupin fold protein: protein MTSIPFGTTDWAAVETTVHAGETGQALWRTQVFGDSQIRVRLVEYSAGYVSDHWCHKGHVLFVLDGELHTELQDGRTFTLTPGMSYQVADGAEAHRSRTRTGARLFIVD, encoded by the coding sequence ATGACCAGTATTCCCTTCGGCACCACCGACTGGGCGGCCGTCGAAACCACCGTCCACGCTGGGGAAACCGGGCAGGCGCTCTGGCGCACCCAGGTCTTCGGCGACAGCCAGATCCGCGTGCGGCTGGTCGAGTACTCCGCCGGATACGTCTCGGATCACTGGTGCCACAAGGGACATGTGCTGTTCGTGCTGGACGGCGAACTCCACACCGAGCTGCAGGACGGCCGCACCTTCACCCTGACGCCCGGCATGAGCTATCAGGTCGCCGACGGCGCCGAGGCCCACCGCTCGCGCACCCGAACCGGCGCGCGGCTGTTCATCGTGGACTGA